ACCTACCCAGTGAATACATAACTGGAGATTATTTAGCCAAGATTTACCATACAAGCCTATCCAAAAATTACTATGGCGGCGTTGAATTCGACCCCTATCTTTTGGACGACAGATGTAACGTTCAACCTTTGATGTTTTAATACTTATACCTTGAATAATTGCGCTGGTATAGGCAATAGCAATGAGTAAAACAATTACAGATAGACGAGCTTCAATTGCATAGCATCCTTCAAGATTGTAACCACCGCTTTTACAGTCTTTAAACATACACTCAATTCCACTACGCTGTTGGTAAGTAGCTACAGCAGCTTGAAGGGTTGATAGATTAGTTAATAAAAACCAGCCTTCTTTTGTCTGAGTCCGACGGTAGTTTCGGCTCCATTTACACGCTACGTTAAACTGGCTAAAGCCATTTTGCTTAGTAATATTGACTCCAGCAAAGAACATAGACAGACCTGGTTTTAACCCTAGTTGCTTTAACTGTTGTGTAAACTCGTTTTGGCGACGAATATACTCGTTACACCTTAAGCGCAGACATATTGCTACCCCTTGTTTCTCCAGCCACTGCCCTAATTCAATTGAGCAAAACTCTCGGTCGCCTAAAACAGTAACTTTGTAGTCCAATTGCGGTAGCACGGTAGTGAATAGAGCTTGTTGCTGATTGAAGTTACTATTACCTCTGTGCGATAAAAACTGCCAATTTACAGGAATAGCTCTTGAATTCCAAACTAGGCTTACCATCAATAAATTTAAATCACGCCACTGCGTTCTATCGACTACAAGAATTAACTCTTTGTTATCGGTGAAATAGCTGCACAGCAAATAGTTGATAATTGCAAACCAAATTGTAGAAATTGTCAAACATTGGCACATTAAAAACCTTTGCAACAGGCGACGGCGACTCTCGAATTTAATTGGTAGTGGTAGATTTGCAGCTA
The genomic region above belongs to Gloeocapsopsis sp. IPPAS B-1203 and contains:
- a CDS encoding IS4 family transposase, whose translation is MLPKFYQTHLRSTLNANQYILLNLLVELLQGQKQVRLERLAANLPLPIKFESRRRLLQRFLMCQCLTISTIWFAIINYLLCSYFTDNKELILVVDRTQWRDLNLLMVSLVWNSRAIPVNWQFLSHRGNSNFNQQQALFTTVLPQLDYKVTVLGDREFCSIELGQWLEKQGVAICLRLRCNEYIRRQNEFTQQLKQLGLKPGLSMFFAGVNITKQNGFSQFNVACKWSRNYRRTQTKEGWFLLTNLSTLQAAVATYQQRSGIECMFKDCKSGGYNLEGCYAIEARLSVIVLLIAIAYTSAIIQGISIKTSKVERYICRPKDRGRIQRRHSNFWIGLYGKSWLNNLQLCIHWVGQWMRINRNKQLYYQRGLKAIDQIQPLF